One window of Microcoleus vaginatus PCC 9802 genomic DNA carries:
- a CDS encoding DUF305 domain-containing protein — translation MKPISLKTGFAALMLTATAALTSGVLAACSKAPSSETPAPNVTAATEANNKQNVAQGGGMNHGMNHGMNHDMSMDLGPADADYDLRFIDGMTVHHQGAVNMAKELLNKSKRPEMKKLATNIIAAQNREINQMKEWRKTWYPKASSTPMAYHAPMGHMMAMTPEQMQSMMMSMDLGAADDQFDLRFINAMIPHHEGALVMAEDALKKSKRPEMKKLSQEILTSQKQEIEQMKQWRQAWYKQ, via the coding sequence ATGAAACCAATTTCATTGAAAACAGGCTTTGCAGCGCTGATGTTGACCGCCACAGCCGCTTTAACCAGTGGAGTGCTTGCAGCTTGTTCAAAAGCCCCTTCCAGTGAAACTCCAGCCCCAAATGTTACGGCTGCAACCGAAGCAAACAACAAGCAAAACGTAGCACAAGGCGGTGGCATGAATCATGGCATGAATCATGGCATGAATCACGATATGTCAATGGATTTAGGCCCTGCGGATGCCGACTACGATTTGCGATTTATTGATGGCATGACAGTACACCATCAAGGTGCTGTAAACATGGCAAAAGAGCTGCTTAACAAATCAAAACGCCCGGAAATGAAAAAACTTGCCACTAATATAATTGCTGCTCAAAACCGCGAAATCAATCAAATGAAAGAGTGGCGAAAAACTTGGTATCCCAAAGCCAGCAGTACCCCGATGGCTTATCACGCTCCAATGGGTCACATGATGGCAATGACTCCCGAACAAATGCAAAGCATGATGATGAGTATGGATTTAGGTGCTGCTGACGACCAATTTGACTTGCGATTTATCAATGCGATGATTCCTCACCACGAGGGAGCTTTAGTGATGGCTGAAGATGCTTTGAAGAAGTCAAAACGCCCGGAAATGAAGAAATTGTCTCAAGAGATTCTGACTTCGCAAAAGCAAGAAATTGAGCAAATGAAACAGTGGCGGCAAGCTTGGTACAAACAGTAA
- a CDS encoding copper chaperone, which translates to MTLKLKVPKMACSACATTITKAVQAIDSVSTVEADLKTKLVTIQTAKSESEVRKAIASAGYPTI; encoded by the coding sequence ATGACTTTAAAGCTAAAAGTTCCTAAGATGGCTTGTTCTGCTTGTGCGACTACAATCACAAAAGCAGTCCAAGCGATTGACTCAGTCTCAACGGTTGAGGCGGATCTCAAGACAAAATTGGTCACGATTCAAACCGCTAAGTCGGAAAGTGAAGTTAGGAAAGCGATCGCATCGGCGGGCTATCCAACTATTTAA